In Helianthus annuus cultivar XRQ/B chromosome 8, HanXRQr2.0-SUNRISE, whole genome shotgun sequence, a single genomic region encodes these proteins:
- the LOC110873919 gene encoding zinc finger MYM-type protein 1-like, translating into MPPVPKYKYLSGSQKRKKKKLEEDKRKADEVKQNRINKFFTKQPQSSSSSVDANAGEDDVNVNRDEVNVSEDDVNVDEANVGEDDVNVNVDEANVGDDDVNVDVDTDEDDVNANVDETNVSKDDASVNPSIDIFDPRTWDGLNPNLKNELVMKGPKRDLTVDKGPVDKLGRRFSRVMYTRILSNREKLDREWLHASQGLKEHEVSFEHLKNMNQLFEMRQRLECNKTIDKVAYEQFKKERDYWKEVIFRIIALVKFLAKHGLAFRGSNEKLYQHGNGNFLGLIEMLEEFDPIMKEHVRRIMSDELHVHYLGHNIQNELIQLLAHQVKTEIIKKIKQAKYYSIILDCTPDASHQEQMSIIVRYVNFSSNSVTVEESFLGFLVVDDTTGKGLFEVTSKKLESLGLDINDMRGQGYDNGANMKGKHSGVQRRFLEKNPRALYSACGCHSLNLVLCDMANTITKSREFFGTIQRIYTIFANSINRWQILKDNVKGLTLKSLSTTRWESRVDSIKPIRTQLVDVRKALKEVRASDKDAKIQSEAKSLEKHEVGDYEFLVQIVIWYEILSNVNVVSKKLQSKDVVLDVAIDEVDKLIKYFKKYREEGFSKAIDEAVEIANELGVDAGFPKKRVIRRKKQFDENSNVEEVIFSLDEDFKVNYFLCIVDQAISSLETRFDQYKKFENLWGFLFPKKLKTLDEATLKSCCYRLQDALKYKEESDIDANELYLELKLIETFLPSYIVSPFDALNNIKRLGHFPNAINAYKVLLTIPITVASAERSFSKLKLLKTYLRSTMSQERLNGLAMISIENEILEGMEYKDLIESFSSKNARRAARFT; encoded by the exons ATGCCTCCGGTTCCCAAATACAAATACCTATCCGGTAGTCAAAAACGTAAAAAGAAGAAGCTAGAGGAGGACAAAAGAAAGGCTGACGAAGTAAAACAAAACCGCATAAACAAGTTTTTCACAAAACAACCTCAAAGTTCTAGTTCTAGTGTGGATGCTAATGCGGGTGAAGATGATGTTAATGTTAATAGGGATGAAGTTAATGTGAGTGAAGATGATGTTAATGTGGATGAAGCTAATGTGGGTGAAGATGATGTTAATGTTAACGTGGATGAAGCTAACGTGGGTGATGATGATGTTAATGTTGATGTGGATACGGATGAAGATGATGTGAATGCTAATGTAGATGAAACTAATGTGAGTAAAGATGATGCTAGTGTCAATCCGAGTATTGATATTTTTGATCCTAGAACTTGGGATGGGCTTAATCCTAACTTGAAAAATGAATTGGTTATGAAAGGTCCAAAAAGAGATTTGACTGTTGATAAGGGTCCTGTGGATAAACTTGGAAGACGATTTTCTAGAGTGATGTATACTAGAATTCTATCAAATAGGGAGAAGCTTGATAGAGAATGGTTA CATGCTTCTCAAGGTCTTAAAGAGCATGAAGTTAGCTTTGAACATCTCAAGAATATGAATCAATTGTTTGAAATGCGTCAAAGGTTGGAATGCAATAAAACAATTGACAAAGTAGCATATGAGCAATTTAAAAAAGAAAGAGATTATTGGAAAGAAGTCATCTTTAGGATTATTGCACTTGTGAAATTTCTTGCTAAACATGGTTTAGCATTTCGCGGATCAAATGAGAAGTTGTATCAACATGGCAATGGAAACTTTTTAGGATTGATTGAGATGTTGGAAGAGTTTGACCCAATTATGAAAGAGCATGTGCGACGTATCATGAGTGATGAACTCCATGTACATTATCTTGGGCATAATATCCAAAACGAGTTAATACAATTACTAGCTCATCAAGTTAAAACAGAAATCATCAAGAAGATAAAGCAAGCAAAGTATTACTCCATAATACTCGATTGCACCCCCGATGCAAGTCACCAAGAACAAATGTCGATAATTGTGAGGTATGTGAATTTTAGCTCTAATTCTGTAACCGTTGAGGAAtcttttttagggtttttggttGTTGACGATACTACTGGTAAAGGACTTTTTGAAGTTACGTCTAAGAAATTAGAGTCTCTAGGTCTTGATATTAATGATATGCGTGGTCAAGGCTATGATAATGGAGCAAACATGAAGGGAAAACATAGTGGAGTTCAAAGGAGATTCTTAGAAAAAAATCCTAGAGCTTTGTACAGTGCTTGTGGTTGTCATAGCCTTAATCTTGTTTTGTGTGATATGGCTAACACTATTACAAAGTCTAGAGAATTTTTTGGAACAATACAACGGATTTATACTATCTTTGCCAATTCTATTAATAGGTGGCAAATATTGAAAGACAATGTTAAAGGATTGACTCTTAAGTCATTGTCTACCACTCGTTGGGAAAGTCGTGTAGATAGTATTAAGCCTATTAGAACTCAACTTGTAGATGTAAGAAAAGCTTTGAAGGAAGTTAGGGCCTCCGATAAAGATGCTAAAATTCAAAGCGAAGCTAAATCACTTGAAAAGCATGAGGTTGGTGACTATGAATTTTTGGTACAGATCGTCATCTGGTATGAAATATTATCAAATGTAAATGTGGTGAGCAAAAAGTTGCAATCAAAGGATGTGGTTCTTGATGTTGCTATCGATGAAGTGGACAAATTGATTAAATACTTTAAAAAATATAGAGAAGAGGGGTTTTCCAAGGCGATTGATGAAGCTGTAGAAATTGCCAATGAATTGGGTGTTGATGCGGGATTCCCTAAAAAACGTGTGATACGTAGGAAAAAACAATTTGATGAGAATTCAAATGTAGAAGAAGTTATATTTTCACTCGATGAGGATTTTAAAGTCAATTACTTTTTATGTATTGTTGATCAAGCTATAAGTTCTCTTGAAACAAGATTCGATCAATacaaaaaattcgaaaatttatGGGGTTTTTTGTTTCCTAAAAAGTTGAAGACACTTGATGAAGCCACTCTTAAGTCTTGTTGTTATCGTCTCCAAGATGCATTGAAATATAAAGAAGAATCGGACATTGATGCTAATGAACTTTATTTGGAGTTGAAGTTGATCGAGACATTCTTACCGAGTTACATTGTTAGCCCTTTTGATGCTTTAAACAATATCAAGCGGCTTGGTCATTTCCCTAATGCTATAAATGCATATAAAGTGCTTTTGACAATTCCGATAACGGTGGCATCGGCGGAAAGAAGCTTTTCAAAATTGAAGTTGTTGAAGACTTATTTACGATCGACGATGTCGCAAGAAAGACTTAACGGATTGGCGATGATATCTATTGAAAACGAAATATTAGAAGGTATGGAATATAAAGACTTGATCGAGAGTTTTTCTTCCAAAAACGCTAGGAGAGCCGCACGATTCACTTAA